atggcaacccggaaccaattaagtacttaacccgaggtaccattgtatactgCAAATGTTAATTTTTTCCATCTAAAAtaactgtcttatttattttatagtacagtacattgattattgccttcattttatgaatcaatggtctcgttagaccaggcacccccaaacttcagcccttcagatgttttggactacaattcccatcatgcctgtccactggtcctgttagctagggatcaggggagttgtaggccaaaacatctggcgggccgcagtttggggacgcctgcgtTAAGACAATAAAatctgtgttaaattgctgttttaggtggtgattttcatcatctggaacggattaatccactttccattactttcaatgggaaagctcgcttcaggttaagtacggacttccggaaccaattaaatacagtacttaacctgaggtatcactgtaatacTAACTAGTGATACGGAGCTTCCTGGACcatcaatttgggggggggggaagtctggGAACCCAATTTGTGCCATTACACGCACACGTGCAGCACCGGGACAATTTCCCTCAATATTTGGggagtggatgggggggggaaacatgcgAGCAACACACACTCACTTCATGCGTGTAGGTTCGCACAGGCACACCAAACGCACGAGCGAGCCCAAAGTCGGCCAGTTTTATTGCTCCCTCTGCGTTGATGAGGAGGTTTTGTGGCTTCAGGTCGCGGTGGAGCACGCGGTGAGAGTGGCAGAAGGCAAGTCCCTGCAGCAACTGGAACAGGTAGCTCTAGGGGAAGACACACAGAAAAAGGTTGAGAGACAGAGAGCAGCCCTACAGAGCAAAAGGAAAGCTCGCTGTCAGAACTGATCTCGGCACCAGCAGCTGAGAGCTTAAAATGCTGGGAACCAACCGAGCCCATGTTCCTTCCTGCTACTTGAACCTACGAGGTGTCGCCACTTAAGTCGAGCCAACAGCTCAAGCAGAGATGACCTAAATCCTCTCCCGTCATTAAAATTCATTTGATCTTGGGATTTTGCAAATGAATATTAATGATGGGAGGGGACACCTCTGCTGCTCAGTTGCCAGAACTGGCCACACCTGGAAAGGATTAAGTAGGGAAAAGGGATTGCATTTGTCTATGTTAAGTTTGCCTCTGGAGCACCAACTTCTTCCAACCTATTCACTGCTAAATATATTAATCAGTCGTGTATGTAACCAGGCGCATCTGTGCTGTGGTTCGGATTTTATACTTATTTTGGAAGGCATGTTGCCTCAAGCCTGAATTATTCTCCGTTTGATACGCCATCCAAAAAAATCCCCTACTTTGGGGGATTCGCTTGTCACATTAGTTGGTGTTACCTTGTAGATATTGTAGGCCACTTGACACTGAATGAAGATACAATTTAGTAGCTATAGGAAGTGTTGTAATCAAATCAGCCTGACGTGTTGCTTTTAGTTTGCCAGGGTTTTCTGTTTGCAACACTGGGGATCCTTGCTGTCACTTTTTGTCTCAGGCCTGGCTGCTAAGGATTTACAGCCCAGCTCACCCCAGGTTCTGCAATGGCCAGGAGAAAGGACTGCTATGAGACCCAATAGGACATTTCCCTTCCCAGCTGGCCTTGGGGTTCACATGGATTCTAGCACATTTGCAATTACCGTGAATGGATGGAGAAGAGCAAATTATTGCTCCGCAGATTCCCTGCCTGCTGAAGTATGTAGATTctatgccatgggtaggcaaactaaggcctgggggctggatccggcccaatcgccttctaaatgtgtgttttgacatgagtagaatgtgtgctattatttaaaatgcatctctgggttatttgtggggcataggaattcgttctttttcaccccccaaaaacataGTAttgcccaccacaaggtctgagggacagcgctgaaaaagtttgctggctcCTGCTCTACGCAAACCAAGgacaagctggggggggggaaccacaccaTGTCCACCCCCCTCCGTGGGCAGATTGTGTGCCTCAGCCCTTCTTTTGTTATAAGCCAAGTTGGAGgtttttttgtcattttaaaaacacatcacCGAAGGATAAAGTGTGAAAACAACATTAAACCATATAATCTGCACCCACGTCtatcacaggtggcgctgtggtctaaaccactgtgcctcttgggcttgccgatcggaaggttggcagttcaaatccgcatgacggggtgagctcccgttgctctgtcccagctcctgccaacctagcagttcgaaagcacgccaaaaattgcaagtagataaataggtaccactgcgatgggaaggtaaacggcgtttccgtgcgctctggtttccgtcacggtgtcccattgcgccagaagcgctttagtcctgctggccacatgacccagaaagctgtctgtggacaaacactggctcccttggcctaaaaagcgagatgagtgacacaaccccatagttgcgcctttgactggacttaaacatccaggggtcctttaccttttgccttacCCATTTCTATATGAAGACGTTACTCAACTCTAGAGAGATCCAAGATCTAGCCTTTAGCCACACTGGTGCATTCCTTCCATGCATGTGGACTCCCTAAACATGCAGGGAGTTTCCTCATTCACTTCAACGCTGGCCTTGTGCACACATTCCACTGCATACACAAAGCCAACCTCAAAAAACAGGGCGAACCTGTGAGTGCAGAACATCAGCGCTTCTGCACTAATCTGTGCATTAGCGAAAACAAACGTAGCCAGAGTatacaccgtgtgtgtgtgtgcatacatacgTTTCATAGCCCAgaagccctcccctcctcctagtCACCTTGGTAAGGGGCAACTCTATGCCACTGATCACAGATGAAGAATCCATGAACTTCTTGAGGTCCTGGTGTAGGAACTCAAAGACCAGGTAGAGCTTGTTCTCGGTGTGGATCACATCCAGCAACCTGGAAAGTCGGGGATGAAAGAAATAAGGAATCTGATAAGGAAGCAATAATGAGAAGGCATTTTTGGGGGCCAGGAATAATGCAATACCCTTaaatcttaacaacaacaacaacaacaacaacaacaacaacaacaacaacaacaacaacaatttattagttatactccgcccatctgaccgggtttccccagccactctgggcagctccaaacagaatattaaaaccacgatcaaacatcaaacattaaaaacttccctaaacagggctgccttcagatgtcttctaaaagtcagatacagtattttatttccttgacatctgatgggagggcgttctacagggcaggcgccactaccaagaaggccctctgcctggttccctgtaacctcacttcttgcagaaagctctcagcgctggacctcagtgtctgggctgaacgacggGGATGGGggactccttcaggtatactgggccgaggccgtttagggctttaaaggtcagcaccattgctctgaattgtgctcagaaacgtaccggGACCTATTACActgggtctttcaggaccggtgtaatatggtcttggtggccactcccagtcaccagtctagctgccacattctggattagctgcagtttccgggtcaccttcaaaggtagccccacgtagagcgcattgcagtagtccaagcgggagataaccagagcatgcaccactctggcgagacagtctggagggaggtagggtctcggcctgcgtaccagatggagctgataaacagctgccttggacaaagaattgacctgcgtctccatggacagctgtgagtccaaaatgactcccaggctgcacacctcaAAGATTTATAGAAACAGAAACACTGGGGAATGGTAGCTCTACGCAGTTTCACTGTTTATTATGTAATCTTCTTTGAAGCGTCCCCTGATGGTTGCTCCAGATACTAGATAGAATAGGCAGTTAGGATGgcacctcccagggttgttgcaCCCTTAATTAATAAGATGGGAACTGAAGACATTCTACTCACTACTTCCCAAAGCACAGATCTCAACCAAATTCCTTCCACCTACTCACTTGACAATGTTGGGGTGGTTCAGCTCCTTTAGCAGGGAGATCTCCCGGATGGCTGTACTTGGGACGCCTTCagtctccctgcaaacaaagagGGCAAACAAGGTGAGAAGGGTGGAGAGGGTGCCACGAAGTTGAAGTATCCGTGTCCGTGACCCACTGATATGACACAATAAGATGCTCCCTCAATGCAGCAAACTGAGCATCAGGAACTTGTGGGTGAAAGGATTTTCCACTGTGGACATTCCACTGTGATGCAACCGACTGAACTGTTTTTGATGGTGGTGCTACGTACCCAGAATAATTTGGTTtgtcaaatacagtcataccttggtttttcaaACAaccagacgttttggctcccggacatcacaaacctggaagtgactgttccgcttcgggaactatttttggaacccgaatgtccacggcttctgattggctgcaggaacttcctgcggccaaccagaagccactatttggtttttgaacgttttggaagtcaaacagacttccaaggtacgactgtagtataGAAGGGTTTGAATGGGGTGGGAAAATGGCCCTAAATAAGTTAAAAGCAGGGTAGGCAAACTGCCACCATGTTAGAACAAGGGTACAGAACTCTGGATCTCGCCAGCAGGCTAAACAGGCACAGATTTCAACCTCCAGCTAGTGTTGTATGGGGAACTCCGTAGCACGGACAATCTCGCTTGGTTTGCCCTCACCACCAATCAGATAATTAGCAGTGACAGCAAGCCTCCCTTGCTGATGTACAATCAGGAGTGTGCTCCAAGGGTCCCAATTCTGAACCGGCAGCTGCATTTTCACCTGCCCGACACCTGATTTTGCATGTGCATGGCAGGTGGGCATGCCACAAACTGCAGCTAATTTGCACGTACGTCACCAATGCAGACCGCTGCTAGGAAGAGTTCTACCTGACCAAATGGACAGCCAAGAGTTCTGGTAATGCTATGCTCAAACAGTATTTTCCTGTCCCTGAAAACCATGAGGCAGAGGTTTAGAAATCCTGAGATCAGAATGCTGAAAAAAGGCAGCAACTGCGCACATTCCATGTTCTCTTTGGGGAGAGAGATACCTTAAAGGTAGGGGATAATAACGTGCACAGAGTGCTCTGTAAACGGCACACAGCCTCAGTTTACCAAGTAATTACAGCATCCCCATcgatgtataaaataaaaaatatttgctcATTATACTGTTAACAGCGCTTGCAAGCACTGAAAAACTCTTTCCAAAGGCACAGCTCAGGTGGCACATTTTCAAATATGCAATTAATGCATCTAATTAATCTATTAGCAACGCCAATAAAGTAATCATTGCTTCTGGCCTACCATACGAAAGGGAAAGGAATGCAGCACAAGTCAAGTTGATCTATTTCATTAGGTCAACCTCTTTCGGGATCAACAATTCAACTGCCAGGGGATCATGCTGCAATGCTGCGCATAAGCCATAGGGACTGGCCTTCTCCCTTTCTAGAGCAGGGAAACAAAACACAAGCAAGAGACCAAGACCAAACCCTGGCTTATTTGGGAAGAAACGCAGTGCCCGTACACACTGAGTCACACAACGCTTAAAGCCGGCTGCTTCCTTCCTCGGCTTCCTTCTGTTCTCTAGGAAGTGAAGTGCAAAACAAGGGACATTTGAGTTGTGTGTACCAGTATACAGTATTTCTTTCAACTATGGTTTGCTGTTAGCTTTGCACGGGGCAACGAGCCTAATCTACTGAAATGTTGTCGTGAGAATTAATTAGGAAGAAACAAATATGTCAATGTGGGGCTTCCTCAGAGTAAGGCTGGGATATAAACTTATCACAGTCAACGTTCGCTATGTTTTAAACACCCAAGTAACGGTAATATTAAAAGTTGACgctacagcacaatcctaaatgTGACTACTCAAGAGGATgtctcattgagttcaacagAAATAGCTCAAGGCtggctatagcaggcatccccaaactgcggccctccagatgtttggcctacaactcccatgatccctagctaacaggaccagtggttggggaagataggaattgtagtccaaaacatctggagggccgaagtttgggggtgcctgggctatagGATTGTagatctagggcaggggtccccagactacggcccgggggccggatgcggcccaactggcctgccaatccggcccgcgacgacccccaccgcccgctcttatggcgcgcagcgcggcagcgctcttccgggtcgggaaaaagcgccgaaaatcctttgtgcgcatgcgtatgggcctctcccgacccggaagaggtcatttctggtgcactttgTTATTGGtactgtatgagctttcgtgtgcatgcacacttcttcagatacactgaaaaagaagtcaccaggcccttatatatagtgagagggtggggagtggtattttgcaatgcagtaacTGGCAATAACAAACAGTTTAGTGTTGCTTAGTAATATTGTCAgaatgtttattcggctttacgcccatcataaaacacaacacaacaaaataaatcaaataaaacagtggACTCGTTCAAGTGTTGCTTAGTAAATTAACGCATGCAAATTAACTGCCTCTATTCAGATCCGTATGAACAGAACCGTACTTCtcaataagttgcaattcagaagTTTCATATAAAacttgggagagagagggggggaaacttaTGTACTCAAAAGAAGTCGAGCATCCTGAACCGGAGTAACTGGGCATTGCAGCCAAACAGAACTTGAGGGCACCCCCCCACCGAAGAGTAGGCActacgagccccccccccaaagtgaggccaagagagggggaggggaggggaggaaaacagcTCCCTTTCGTTCCGCCTCGCGTAGGTCGGCCCTAAACATATACCGAATCGGCGCACAAGGGAAGTTCTGTTCTCCGTCCGCAAAATtacaggaaggagggagggccgCGAACTTCTTCCCAAGTCCCCTTGCTCGTCACCCACCCATTCAAAAGAGAAAATCccggctcctcctcttcctcctaatGCAAAGAGAGGAGCGGATTCGTCTGCAGATTCTTTCCAGCGCCTTCAATGAGTTTTTCTTTGCTCGCCAGGCCACCCAGAGTTTCTCTCTTAGaaattgggttttttgttttgtttttttgtttttttgagtggGGGTGTCGGGCGAGGAATGTATTTGCACTCACGTGTCCAGGCGGATTTTTTTAAGCGCCACCACCTCCCCGGTGACTTTGTTCTTCGCTTTGTAGACCACGCCGTAGGTGCCCTCGCCGATCTTCTCCACCTTCTGGAAGTTCTCCATGGGAGGAGGGTTTGGCCGGGATGGATCCCAGCTTGCCTCTCCGTAGACCGCAGAGAGATCGGGGCaggcaggaagaaaggaaggaaggaaggaaggggcaagTAGTTAGCGAGATCCAGGCGGGGCACTTCCCTGATCAGCGGCGGCGCTGGTCGCTGCAGCAGCCTCCCCGCGCGTTCGACGCGGCGCAAATGGAACGTTGTGTATCTTTTTTCCCCGGCGGTTGGTCGCGCTCCAGCGTTCTCTTTCCCGCGCTCGAAGCCGAGCAACTTGGCAACAATGCGAGCGCTTCCCGTTCCAcggctcctcctccgcctcccagTCTGCTTCCCGCGTTCCATTCGCCACGCCCACCCTCTCATCCGATTGGCTCTGTCGCCCTGGGCGGAGCACGCGGGTGTCTGGGTTGGCGGGAGTTTTTCCTAAAAGGGCGAGTAGTTTCGAGAAAGAGAAGGGACGGCACGGTGTCCTAAAAGATGTGGATTCTGGGAGGGATCCTGCTAACGTCTGTGTGGCTGTCAACAGACAGATGCAGCTTaaagcctgtttgtttgtttttttccgcCGTTAAGTATTTCGGCTTCCTCTTATGACAGCACTGCCCATGGCCTTAGCGGGGGTGCaggcagtaaataaataacaaatacttAACCTAAAAgcagaaattgtagaaagattttgacaggttttttcctgagcaccatagctgccaagttttcccttttctcgcgaggaagcctattcagcataatggaaaatccctgaaaaaaaaggataacttggcagctatgctgagcacATGGGGTCAAAAGGAAGCGATTTTAAACAACTGTTGCggagacatttcattccgaatctgctagacagaggatgttgacaggtgggtgtcctgcccacccccaccccactaacataaatcctggctatgtccatggCACTGCCTTTGGATTTTGAAACCATTtcgaaaggggagggggcaggaagaatCCTTTGAACGCTTTGGAACCTTCACAAAgggatttctgagtaaacatgcgcTGCAGGGTGTGTTTAATCTTCCATGCTTGACTATACGGAGGGGCGGCTATTTACACAGTGAAATCCCAGCGTTTGTTGtcacaacccccctccccccccagaacATAAGGATAGCCTCCTGGATAAGGCCAGTGGCCGTCTAGTAGTCCAATATCTTCTTCTGACAGTGGCTACGTACCTAGATGTCTgctggaaacctgcaagcaggacaagaGGGCTgcggtctccagcaactggtatttattattgttattattattgttatattcagaagtattgcagACTCCCGTGGTGGAGGCAGCATACAGCCATCGTGCCGAGtatcaatttcatagaatcatagagttggaagagaccacaagggccatccagtccacccccctgccaagcatgaaacaccatcaaagcattcctgacatttggctgtcaagcctctgcttagagaactccaaagaaggagactccaccacactccttggcagcaaattccactgtcgaacagctcttactgtcagaaagttcttcctaatgtttaggtggaatcttctttcttatagtttgaatccattgctctgtgtccgcttctctggagcagcagaaaacaacttttctccctcctctatatgacatccttttatatatttgaacatggctatcatatcaccccctaaccttctccaggctaaacatacccagctccctaagccgttcctcataaggcatcgtttccaggcctttgaccattttggttgccctcctctggacacgttccagcttgttaaccTTGCACTCTAAAACTATAAGCGGggcttttcccccagctggaactctccagaacacattttcagcacctctcaggtgggtgccattgctgttagtaagacaacaagggaggcgttcatggtgagttccagcacctctttttctacaaaaacaGCACTGACTATAAGAGTCTCGGGAAAGAGTCTTGCAAAAACGATAATAGAGCCGTTTGGCACCTTAATGAATGACACTGCATTCTTACGCCCATTTATCTGGGAGTCATTGCCACCCAGCTAATGCATTGGATTGGGCTGTAATGCCATATGCTTTCAAAAAGCCACGCCTGCAGCCCCCTTCATCAGGTTAATGTGTTATAGTCTTTGTGTCTGTATCTAAAGACTGTTGTGGCACCTTTAAAAGTAATACATTTATTGaagtatttattttatattatttattagttaATCTGATTGTTCCACAGATGCATGAACTGTAGACCACAGTTGATGGGGTGCATATGTGAGtgtaaaagggggggaagcataaAAGTTCAAGTTGATTGGCAGTGAACCGCAAGCAGTGCAGAATAAGCACAGTGACCTTTTGCAATGCAGTAATTGGCaattatggggacccaggtggcgctgtgggttaaaccacagagtctagggcttgctgatcagaaggtcggcggttcgaatccctgtaacggggtgagctcctgttgctcggtcccagctcctgcccacctagcagttcgaaagcacatcaaaagtgcaagtagataaatagggactgctctggcgggaaggtaaacggcgtttccgtgtgctgctctggttcgccagaagcagctttgtcatggtggccacatgacctggaagctgtctgcggacaaacgccggctccctcggcctatagagcgagatgagcgccgcaaccccagagtcaatcacgactggaccttatggtcagggtcctttaactttaccttaatTGGCAATAACAAacataagatatctttattgtcattgtccccttgcgggaacaacgaaattactcacaTTTTAGCATTGCTCAGTAAATTAACACAGGAAACCATTGCCGCTATTCACATCCATATGAACAGAAGCATACTTCTCAGGAAGTTGCAATTCAGAAGTTTCACGTGAaacttgggagagagagaaaaattaaacgtgctattattatttttaatggtgcAGGATCAAATTaaagaagttacagtggtacacAGCTATGTCATGAGGCCCCTTGCCAGCAGGAACATTCTCAAATCTAAGGGAGattcttatcaattaaaaaaatgtcAGAAGGAGCAAGTTGCATTCCATAAATTAAAGGGGAATATGAAGTCACTGTGAAATGGGTGAGTTCGTTTGCTTATTGTTATTTTATCACTTATACAGCACAAAAAAATGGGCTGTGCAGAGATTAGCATTTAGGACAGTCCAGTCCCACAGGCTCACAATCTAATAGAAACtatgcaaaaggaaaagagaatagCGAGGGATGAGAAAAGCAAGCAAATTCAGATACCAAGTCTTTCCCACGACACAATTGCATAGTAAATTGGTACCCTGCCCTTCCACCAAGGAATTCCAAGCACTGTCGATTGGGAGAAGTTGTCCCATTTGTTTTCAcgaaaaccctgtgaggtaggttagacagaGAATGTGCAACTGGTTCGAACTCCCTTGCAAGCTTTTTATCCTCGGCAGGAAAAAAGAGCCAAGCTTCTGTCCAGTTCACCTCGCTATCCTGTCATTATGGCTTGTTATCACTTGTATGCTTTTCCTCCTCTGGGCCTTCTGAGCCCACCAAACATTACGCTTATTCTTGAGCTGGGTGCAATAAGGACCCAGAGGCGAATGGCTTCACCAGGCAGCTGAAGGCACCCTGTAATCTCACCCCCGGTACCCTTTGATGAAGTTGCATAACTGGCAATTTCACTCTCtcttgtcttctctctctcattaTACTTCCATCCCCCCATCCCTCCTGAAGGTGCCCTAGTGTTTCAGCCTTGCCCACCCCCTCCCCTGAACTTCCAGCAAAGGAATCTCATAAGGGGGGCCCATTGTGTCCACCATCCAAACTTGTGACTTTGGTCACACACATCCCATGGCTCCCCGCTattagaaaggggaggggggcaggcgaGGAGAGAAAGTGATGCCCTTCGCGcccagaggaggggagggtgtATGCAAATGAGCTCCCTTTCTTATATGCCCCCAGCTCTCCACTCCACTCCTTTGCCTCTAGAAGCTGAGGAGGCTACAAAGAACTCGGAAGAGCTAAGATGCCACGGACCTGGTACCTGTGGTTTGCAGTTTGGGCCCTTCTGGCTGTAGCTACGGCTCAACACAGTAAGTACAGCCCAGTTTTTCCTCATATGGTGAATGATAGCCATTTATTTTACAGTACTAGCTTCTGCCTGTTTCATCAGTTAGACCGACCTCCATCACACATTAACCATGGAGGGGGGCTCGAGTGCCTGAATTGATTTTGCAGAATCCGTCTGGTTGAATATTGGGCCCCGGAAACTCAAGCGCCCTAACTCTAGCCCAAGTATGTGTCCGTGAGCAAATCTGCGTGGAGGACAGTGCCTGCTCCCACACAGTTATTAAAAAGCTACAGAGGCTACATTATTTTCGTCCTGTACGAGCACAAGAAGCAGAGCAGCCACTTTGCTCtaagccagacatccccaaactgcggccctccagatgttttggcctacaactcccatgatccctagctaacaggaccagtggtcggggaagatgggaattgtagtccaaaacatctggagggccgatgtttgggggtgcctgctctaagctttTTAATTGATGGATTCGTCTTTGTATCCCAACCTGCCTGCCGAGTGATTAACGTTTATAATATCATAACACACGTAAGCAGCATATGAGAGAATATGCAAGGGAAACTATACAGCATAAGGATCAAAGGAGCGTGAAACTTAGTTGTACGTTTCAGCACGTGAATTATACAGCTCTAGATACCTTAttcgttttgttttgtgttcTATTTGCTGTCACATCGTAATTTGCCACGAGTAACTACTTTTCCCTGCTCCTCaaatcatttttcttttgcacctgcattgatttttttatgcAAGCACGTCTTTTGATTTCCACTGCATTGCAATAAGACTGGGAGAAAAATTAGGCAAAAGATCCCCAGCAAAGGGCATTTGTGGCACTTAAGCAAGCTTGGTTTTAAACGGGCTCCGAACACAAAATAAAAGCCTACATGCCAAATTCCTTCTTACAGCATTCAAATGTGACACAAACAGTGCAAGAGGGACTCAGGTGTGCTTTGTAATGCCACATATGTCAATGCATTTGTGCGTGTCTCCGTTATTTTACTTCCGTGCAAGGTTCTCGGAAGCAACAAAAGCCTAAAAGTCTTTTgcacgttttttttttaaattggaatTCTCAGATTGGGAAGTCTCTGAGAGAAGCCTGATCAAAATCCAATTTCCACTGAGTCAGAGCTGTGGGTCCTTTTACAGAAACCATTTCAACGCCCACAAATGTTTATCGAAAGGTCAGGTGTTTAT
Above is a window of Zootoca vivipara chromosome 2, rZooViv1.1, whole genome shotgun sequence DNA encoding:
- the CDK2 gene encoding cyclin-dependent kinase 2: MENFQKVEKIGEGTYGVVYKAKNKVTGEVVALKKIRLDTETEGVPSTAIREISLLKELNHPNIVKLLDVIHTENKLYLVFEFLHQDLKKFMDSSSVISGIELPLTKSYLFQLLQGLAFCHSHRVLHRDLKPQNLLINAEGAIKLADFGLARAFGVPVRTYTHEVVTLWYRAPEILLGCKYYSTAVDIWSLGCIFAEMITHRALFPGDSEIDQLFRIFRTLGTPDETVWPGVTSMPDYKSSFPKWARQDFSKVVPPLDEEGRKLLAQMLHYDPNKRISAKTALNHPFFRDVTKAVPHLRL